The following proteins are encoded in a genomic region of Planctomycetaceae bacterium:
- the rlmN gene encoding 23S rRNA (adenine(2503)-C(2))-methyltransferase RlmN, translating into MQSPESQLARRPQTAAAAPVVLSLTEDELTAWLKSAGQPAFRCRQIRRWLIERRIRSFEEMTDLPADLRRTLTADFRFTSFEVVQHQKAQDRTEKLLLKLHDDELIECVLMREPGRRTVCISTQVGCAMGCVFCASGLLGVKRDLTAAEIFEQVLLLHRLMDDDEKITNVVVMGIGEPLANYRNLMSALDFVSSGNGFGLGARRITVSTVGLPDRIRDFARSGKQFNLAISLHAPSDELRSEIVPVNRRIGLEEIIAAADEFFEITGRRVSYEYILLSGVNDQPEHAEQLARLLHGRNAHVNLIPMNGVTELLMTAPEPPMTQRFRSILEHRGIPATVRKRKGADIDAACGQLRLNPAGRRAVGQ; encoded by the coding sequence ATGCAGTCTCCTGAATCGCAGCTTGCCCGTCGTCCGCAGACCGCTGCTGCTGCGCCGGTCGTGCTGTCACTGACGGAGGACGAACTGACTGCATGGCTGAAGTCAGCCGGGCAGCCGGCATTTCGATGTCGGCAGATTCGCAGATGGCTCATCGAACGGCGAATCCGGTCGTTCGAAGAAATGACGGACCTTCCCGCGGACCTGCGGCGAACGCTGACGGCGGACTTTCGCTTTACCAGCTTCGAAGTTGTTCAGCATCAGAAGGCACAGGACCGTACAGAAAAACTGCTGCTGAAGCTGCATGACGACGAACTTATCGAATGCGTGCTGATGCGCGAGCCGGGTCGGCGAACCGTGTGCATCAGTACTCAGGTCGGCTGCGCGATGGGCTGCGTGTTTTGTGCCAGCGGACTTCTGGGCGTCAAACGTGACCTGACCGCCGCGGAGATCTTCGAACAGGTCCTGCTGCTGCACCGGCTGATGGACGACGACGAAAAGATTACCAACGTTGTTGTCATGGGAATCGGCGAACCGCTGGCCAACTATCGGAACCTGATGTCGGCGCTGGACTTCGTGAGTTCCGGCAATGGTTTTGGCCTGGGTGCTCGCAGGATCACGGTCTCCACGGTCGGTTTGCCGGACAGAATCCGCGACTTCGCCCGCAGCGGCAAACAGTTCAATCTGGCAATCTCTCTTCATGCACCCAGCGACGAGCTGCGATCAGAGATTGTCCCGGTGAATCGCAGAATCGGGCTGGAAGAAATCATCGCTGCCGCCGACGAATTTTTTGAAATCACGGGACGCCGGGTGTCGTATGAATACATCCTGCTGTCCGGCGTCAATGACCAGCCGGAACACGCGGAACAGCTCGCGCGGTTGCTGCACGGGCGAAATGCCCATGTGAATCTGATTCCGATGAACGGCGTCACGGAACTGTTGATGACAGCGCCGGAGCCACCGATGACGCAGCGCTTTCGATCGATCCTGGAACACCGGGGAATCCCGGCGACCGTCCGAAAGCGGAAGGGAGCAGACATCGATGCCGCATGCGGACAGCTTCGCCTGAACCCTGCAGGACGTAGAGCGGTCGGCCAGTGA
- the csrA gene encoding carbon storage regulator CsrA — protein MLVLSRKKSESIVINDDVVITVVEVRGDKVRLGIQAPRDVSVHRQEVLDAILKERDTAALAGNAEDQ, from the coding sequence ATGTTGGTTTTGTCGAGGAAGAAGAGTGAAAGCATCGTCATCAATGATGACGTGGTAATCACTGTTGTCGAAGTGCGCGGTGACAAGGTGCGACTTGGGATTCAAGCACCGCGCGACGTCTCTGTGCATCGGCAGGAAGTACTCGACGCGATTCTGAAAGAGCGAGATACGGCGGCACTCGCCGGAAACGCCGAAGACCAGTAG
- a CDS encoding HU family DNA-binding protein has product MATAKPRSKSEILNALAEATDLSRKEVSAVLDALEALIEKDLTKGAGVFNLPGILKVYVHNKPATKARPGRNPLTGEEIMIKAKPASKVVKVRPLKKLKEMI; this is encoded by the coding sequence ATGGCCACGGCAAAACCGCGTTCCAAGTCCGAGATCCTGAACGCACTGGCTGAAGCAACGGATCTGAGTCGTAAGGAAGTCTCCGCAGTTCTGGACGCGCTGGAAGCGCTGATCGAAAAAGACCTGACTAAAGGTGCGGGCGTCTTTAATCTGCCCGGTATTCTGAAGGTCTACGTTCACAATAAGCCGGCTACGAAGGCACGCCCCGGACGCAATCCGCTGACCGGCGAAGAGATCATGATTAAGGCCAAGCCGGCATCCAAAGTCGTAAAGGTTCGGCCGCTAAAGAAGCTGAAAGAGATGATCTGA
- a CDS encoding RsmD family RNA methyltransferase yields the protein MTLRIIGGTLRRRLLTTPHGLTTRPYTDRVRQIVFDRIGASLEQARVADIFSGVGTMGLESLSRGAASCVFFEADRQVFASLKENVDLLAGDFTTVCWKTNVHRTSFRPKGCDGILPYSVVFLDPPYAQCSLLERGQPLAKALTRLARPEVTSGDVTLVLRTQDRFDLPALNRWMTQDCWHLSSMKIWLLRKAPDEHETPHEATLESNSKADA from the coding sequence ATGACACTCCGAATCATCGGCGGGACTCTCCGTCGCCGGCTTTTGACCACACCGCATGGTCTGACGACTCGGCCGTACACGGACCGAGTTCGGCAGATCGTGTTTGACCGAATCGGTGCCAGCCTTGAACAGGCGCGAGTCGCCGATATCTTTTCGGGTGTGGGTACGATGGGACTCGAATCGCTTAGCCGGGGAGCCGCCAGTTGCGTGTTCTTCGAAGCTGATCGCCAGGTGTTCGCGTCGCTGAAGGAGAATGTCGATCTGCTGGCAGGTGACTTCACCACGGTTTGCTGGAAGACCAACGTTCACCGGACGTCGTTCCGTCCAAAAGGCTGCGACGGCATCCTGCCATACTCAGTAGTGTTTCTTGACCCGCCGTATGCCCAGTGCTCTCTGCTTGAACGCGGCCAGCCCCTGGCAAAGGCGCTGACCCGTCTGGCACGGCCGGAAGTGACTTCCGGCGACGTCACGCTGGTGCTGCGAACGCAGGACCGGTTCGACCTACCGGCACTGAATCGCTGGATGACGCAGGACTGCTGGCATCTTTCCTCAATGAAAATCTGGCTGCTCAGGAAAGCACCGGACGAACACGAAACTCCGCACGAAGCGACGTTGGAATCAAACTCAAAGGCTGACGCATGA
- the htpG gene encoding molecular chaperone HtpG, with translation MTVETQPEQFQFQAEISRLLHLLSESLYQNREIAIRELVSNASDALDKLRHESLTNSAIDGSDLRITVKPDKDSRLLIIRDNGIGMTRDELIRNLGTIAHSGSLEFLQKLQQKGGKADPVSLIGQFGVGFYSAFMLADRVEVRSRSFSDDKGWTWESTGDGSFTVTETADAPDRGTEIRLHLKKDRGEFAEPTRLKYILKKYSTFVPHPIYVSDEHINNQPPIWVEPKSSLSDDQYNNFFEYLTHFPGQKPLWHLHLSADSPFQFHSILFCPESNLERMGFGRAEHGLHLCAKRILVQNDNRDLLPDYLRFLRGIVDSADLPLNVSREALQDNTVFRKMQKVLTKKVLDHLDSIASDDPAAYAKFYREFGSIVREGVGSDFDNRERLAKLLRFQSTRSDAEHGFVSLAEYAEKAGEDQKQIYFVTGTERSAVLRDPNLEIFRDKNLEVLVLTDPVDEYVLANLGQFEDRRLVSIDSADIELPEAKSSDDDAEPKPEVAAPGADDASPHFEKILELFRKELGDQVEDVRQSKRLTESACCLVNAKGSLSTTMQKVLQLNTPDFELQKMILEVNPKAPLIKRLCEIAVNDDNAGFIRNCGRQLYDNAMIMAGLAPDGQDMAHRVQSFMQELAQQRSAIKI, from the coding sequence ATGACCGTCGAAACGCAACCAGAACAATTCCAGTTTCAGGCCGAAATCAGTCGGCTGCTGCACCTGCTTTCTGAGTCGCTGTACCAGAACAGGGAAATCGCCATCCGGGAACTCGTGTCGAATGCGTCCGATGCGCTCGACAAACTGCGGCACGAATCACTGACGAACTCAGCCATCGACGGATCCGACCTGCGGATCACGGTCAAACCCGACAAGGACTCAAGACTGCTGATCATCCGCGACAATGGCATCGGGATGACACGCGATGAACTGATCCGGAATCTGGGAACGATCGCTCACAGCGGTTCACTGGAGTTCCTGCAGAAGCTGCAGCAGAAGGGCGGCAAGGCGGATCCTGTTTCGCTGATCGGACAGTTCGGCGTCGGTTTTTACTCCGCGTTCATGCTGGCGGATCGCGTGGAAGTCCGGTCGCGCAGCTTCAGCGACGACAAGGGCTGGACCTGGGAATCGACCGGTGACGGATCCTTCACCGTCACGGAAACTGCTGACGCGCCGGATCGCGGCACGGAAATCCGCCTTCACCTGAAAAAGGACCGCGGGGAATTCGCGGAACCGACGCGGCTGAAGTACATCCTGAAAAAATATTCGACGTTCGTGCCGCATCCAATCTATGTCAGCGACGAACACATCAACAATCAGCCACCGATCTGGGTGGAGCCGAAGTCATCGCTGTCTGACGATCAGTACAACAATTTCTTTGAATACCTGACACACTTTCCAGGCCAAAAGCCGCTGTGGCACCTGCACCTTTCCGCCGATTCGCCGTTTCAGTTTCACAGCATCCTGTTCTGCCCGGAATCCAATCTGGAACGCATGGGTTTCGGCCGCGCCGAGCACGGTCTGCATCTCTGCGCCAAGCGGATTCTGGTGCAGAATGACAACCGCGATTTGCTGCCGGATTACCTGCGTTTTCTGCGAGGAATCGTGGATTCGGCCGATTTGCCGCTGAACGTGTCCCGCGAGGCTCTTCAGGACAACACCGTGTTTCGCAAGATGCAAAAGGTGCTGACAAAGAAGGTCCTGGATCATCTTGACTCAATAGCATCCGATGACCCGGCCGCGTACGCGAAGTTCTACAGGGAATTCGGCTCCATTGTTCGGGAAGGCGTTGGTTCGGATTTCGACAACCGCGAACGCCTGGCGAAGCTGCTGCGATTCCAGTCAACTCGAAGCGATGCAGAACACGGATTTGTTTCTCTGGCCGAATACGCAGAGAAAGCCGGTGAGGATCAGAAGCAGATCTATTTTGTGACCGGCACAGAACGCTCCGCAGTGCTGCGCGATCCCAACCTGGAGATCTTCCGCGACAAAAATCTGGAAGTGCTGGTATTGACCGATCCCGTCGACGAATACGTGCTGGCAAATCTCGGACAGTTCGAAGATCGCCGTCTGGTGTCTATTGATTCCGCTGACATCGAACTGCCGGAAGCGAAATCTTCTGATGACGACGCCGAACCAAAACCGGAAGTTGCGGCCCCCGGTGCTGATGATGCCTCCCCTCACTTCGAAAAGATACTTGAACTGTTCCGCAAAGAACTCGGCGATCAGGTCGAAGACGTCAGGCAGTCCAAACGCCTGACTGAGAGCGCGTGTTGTCTTGTGAATGCCAAAGGTTCGCTGAGTACGACGATGCAGAAGGTTCTGCAACTGAATACTCCCGATTTTGAACTTCAGAAGATGATTCTGGAGGTGAATCCGAAGGCTCCGCTGATCAAGCGACTTTGCGAAATCGCCGTCAACGACGACAACGCAGGCTTCATCCGCAATTGCGGTCGGCAGCTTTACGACAATGCCATGATCATGGCCGGCCTGGCACCGGACGGCCAGGACATGGCTCACCGCGTGCAATCCTTCATGCAGGAACTGGCCCAGCAGCGTTCGGCAATCAAGATTTAG
- a CDS encoding UDPGP type 1 family protein, which produces MTAEPAELLSILRIHNQQHVLRWWNDLNEAQRSLLTTQIEDVDFETVRRVWSESSSQVAADDNQAAWRADRATAPSSVVRQPVSDSDRAAWQDAVSAGERLLADGSVAVITVAGGQGSRLGFEHPKGMFPIGPVSDRTLFQIFAEQIRARRRRHGGSIPWLIMTSAATHEETIAFFGQHNFFGLPADSVAFFMQGDMPAVDAATGRLLLKDKASLALSPDGHGGIVGALKKSGLLDRLARDEVDYVFYHQVDNPTVIICDPALIGLHHQHKSQMTTNVVRKTSPTERMGVLVDLDGRTEIIEYSELTDEQANRTDGAGQWVFWAGNTAIHIFAREFFEQLTDGRLSLPLHLALKKVPYLDDSGVVVEPEKPNANKFERFIFDALPLAEYRLIVEGDRAREFNPVKNADGSDSPATAKAALNRIGREWLAAAGYHVADDTNVEISPLVALDAAELASRLASGKVRLEDLTDGK; this is translated from the coding sequence ATGACTGCTGAACCCGCCGAACTGCTTTCAATTCTGCGAATTCACAACCAGCAGCATGTCCTGCGGTGGTGGAACGATTTGAACGAAGCCCAGCGAAGTCTGCTGACAACCCAGATCGAAGATGTCGACTTTGAAACCGTCCGGCGGGTCTGGTCGGAATCGAGTTCCCAGGTGGCGGCAGACGACAACCAGGCCGCGTGGCGCGCGGACCGCGCGACGGCTCCGTCGTCTGTTGTGCGCCAGCCGGTATCAGACAGCGATCGCGCCGCCTGGCAAGACGCAGTCAGCGCGGGCGAAAGACTGCTCGCCGACGGCAGTGTTGCCGTGATCACCGTCGCGGGAGGCCAGGGCAGTCGACTTGGGTTTGAGCACCCGAAGGGCATGTTCCCGATCGGCCCGGTCAGCGATCGCACGCTGTTTCAGATCTTTGCCGAACAGATCCGGGCTCGTCGCCGTCGGCACGGCGGATCGATTCCGTGGCTTATCATGACCAGCGCGGCGACGCACGAGGAAACAATTGCATTCTTCGGGCAGCACAACTTCTTCGGACTTCCCGCGGACAGTGTCGCGTTCTTCATGCAGGGAGACATGCCGGCCGTCGACGCGGCAACAGGCAGGCTGCTGCTGAAAGATAAGGCCTCGCTGGCTCTTTCACCTGACGGTCACGGCGGAATCGTCGGAGCTTTGAAGAAGTCAGGCCTGCTGGACCGACTGGCGCGGGACGAAGTCGACTATGTCTTTTACCACCAGGTCGACAATCCGACGGTCATCATCTGCGACCCCGCGCTGATTGGACTGCATCACCAGCACAAATCGCAGATGACGACAAACGTGGTAAGAAAGACCAGTCCGACGGAACGAATGGGCGTGCTGGTCGATCTTGATGGCCGCACAGAAATCATTGAGTACAGTGAACTGACGGACGAGCAGGCGAACCGAACGGACGGCGCCGGCCAGTGGGTTTTCTGGGCCGGAAACACAGCGATCCACATCTTTGCACGGGAGTTCTTCGAACAGCTCACCGACGGCAGACTCAGCCTGCCGCTGCATCTGGCACTCAAGAAAGTGCCGTATCTCGACGATTCCGGCGTCGTCGTTGAACCGGAGAAACCCAATGCCAACAAGTTCGAACGTTTCATTTTCGACGCGCTGCCGCTGGCGGAATACAGGCTGATCGTGGAAGGTGACCGGGCTCGCGAATTCAATCCCGTCAAGAACGCCGACGGCAGTGATTCTCCCGCGACGGCGAAAGCGGCGCTGAATCGCATCGGCCGCGAATGGCTGGCCGCCGCGGGATATCACGTCGCTGACGACACCAACGTCGAAATCAGCCCGCTGGTCGCACTTGATGCGGCGGAACTGGCGTCCAGACTGGCGTCCGGCAAAGTTCGACTCGAAGACCTGACGGACGGAAAATAG
- the tal gene encoding transaldolase, with protein MTSLDQLKQHTVVVADTGELDAIAEHKPQDATTNPSLLYKAAQMPQYQDLVDDAISYAQAGSFADDQLIDAIIDKLSVNFGCRILDIIPGRVSTEVDARLSFDTAGTVDRARQLIELYAEAGIGPERVLIKIASTWEGIRAAEQLERDGIHCNLTLLFGFGQAVACAEARVTLISPFVGRIYDWYRAKRGVESIPTEDDPGVQSVTQIFNYFKKHGFKTEVMGASFRTAEQVKALCGCDLLTISPGLLAELRSSDADVPQRLSADAARQLDIERIEMDEKTFRWMLNEDAMATEKLAEGIRGFTSDLDKLRAYLAQRMESIPA; from the coding sequence ATGACTTCGCTCGATCAGTTGAAGCAACACACCGTTGTCGTCGCGGACACCGGAGAACTGGATGCCATCGCCGAGCACAAGCCTCAGGATGCCACAACGAATCCTTCCCTGCTGTACAAGGCGGCTCAGATGCCGCAGTACCAGGACCTGGTAGACGACGCCATCAGCTACGCACAGGCCGGCAGTTTCGCGGATGATCAGTTGATTGATGCGATCATCGACAAGCTGTCCGTCAACTTTGGTTGCCGTATTCTGGACATCATCCCCGGCCGGGTTTCCACCGAAGTCGATGCTCGCCTGAGTTTCGACACCGCCGGTACCGTCGACAGAGCTCGGCAACTGATCGAACTGTACGCCGAGGCCGGCATCGGTCCGGAGCGCGTCCTGATCAAGATCGCCAGCACCTGGGAAGGGATTCGCGCCGCCGAACAGCTCGAACGCGACGGCATTCACTGCAATCTGACGCTGCTGTTCGGATTCGGTCAGGCGGTCGCCTGCGCGGAAGCCAGGGTCACGCTGATCAGCCCGTTCGTGGGTCGGATCTACGACTGGTATCGGGCAAAACGCGGCGTCGAAAGCATTCCGACCGAAGATGATCCCGGCGTTCAATCGGTGACTCAGATCTTCAACTACTTCAAGAAGCACGGCTTCAAAACAGAAGTCATGGGAGCCAGCTTTCGCACGGCCGAACAGGTGAAAGCACTGTGTGGCTGTGACCTGCTGACGATTTCTCCCGGCCTGCTTGCGGAGTTGCGATCATCAGACGCCGATGTGCCTCAGCGACTCAGCGCGGATGCCGCCAGGCAGCTCGACATCGAACGCATCGAAATGGACGAAAAGACGTTTCGCTGGATGCTGAACGAAGACGCTATGGCCACGGAGAAGCTGGCGGAGGGAATTCGCGGCTTCACTTCGGACCTGGACAAACTTCGCGCCTACCTGGCTCAGCGAATGGAATCCATTCCGGCCTGA
- a CDS encoding antibiotic biosynthesis monooxygenase, with product MITVGMNYHVIEGRQQDFEDKFAAVISALNAANGHQNSTLWKDVADGASYLITSEWTDEKAFTDFIHSQAFRDVTNWGKEQILSDRPRHRIYRN from the coding sequence ATGATTACCGTCGGAATGAACTATCACGTGATCGAAGGCCGCCAGCAGGACTTTGAAGACAAATTCGCCGCAGTGATCTCGGCACTGAATGCCGCTAACGGCCACCAGAATTCGACCCTGTGGAAGGACGTCGCCGACGGAGCTTCGTATCTGATTACCAGCGAGTGGACAGACGAAAAAGCATTTACGGACTTCATCCACAGCCAGGCGTTTCGCGATGTGACGAACTGGGGGAAGGAGCAGATTCTGTCAGACCGCCCGCGGCACAGGATCTACAGGAACTGA
- the typA gene encoding translational GTPase TypA, whose translation MSTALESVMTAPQSGPVRRSDLRNIAIIAHVDHGKTSLVDCLIRQSGMFRENQKMQEFLLDSNDLERERGITILAKNIAMMYQGVRINIIDTPGHADFGGEVERVLKMADGALLLVDAFEGPRPQTRFVLQKALENGLKLMVVINKIDRPDCRPDEVLSHTFDLLVELGADDETLDFPYIFTSAKEGYAVHDPTARSGDIRPLLDMVLERIPGPKVRPDDPLQMMVTSLEWSKYVGRIATGRIAAGKIRTGQQIAITRRDGSITRAKIDQVQLFSNLGRTDTDVAHAGDIVAVIGLPDPEIGDTVADPDRPIALPRIEIDEPTLSMKFTINSSPLAGQHGKYVTSRNLRDRLFRELQSNVALRVEETGDKDSFTVSGRGILHLAVLIETMRREGYELSVGKPEVIVKEINGKKCEPYEQLVVDVPTADVGPVMELVGARRGQATEMTASGTGMTHLKFTIPARGLIGLRTRMLNATRGEAIMHHRFDEYRPIEGEVPSRQNGVLVSQIGGKAVAYALWKLQDRADMFVNPGDDVYEGMIIGENARENDMTVNPVREKKLTNIRSSGADDAILLRPPREMTLEAALEYIEWDEYVEVTPQVIRLRKTHLTENARKRFARN comes from the coding sequence ATGTCGACCGCACTTGAATCCGTGATGACCGCACCTCAATCCGGCCCCGTTCGACGCAGTGACCTGCGCAACATCGCCATCATCGCACACGTCGACCACGGCAAGACATCACTGGTCGACTGTCTGATCAGGCAGAGCGGGATGTTCCGCGAGAACCAGAAGATGCAGGAATTCCTACTGGATTCCAACGATCTGGAGCGTGAGCGAGGCATCACGATTCTGGCCAAGAACATCGCCATGATGTACCAGGGCGTTCGGATCAACATCATCGACACACCCGGCCACGCCGACTTCGGCGGTGAAGTCGAACGCGTGCTGAAGATGGCTGATGGAGCACTTCTGCTGGTTGATGCATTCGAAGGCCCGCGTCCGCAGACGCGATTCGTGCTGCAGAAGGCGCTCGAAAACGGCCTGAAGCTGATGGTGGTGATCAACAAGATCGATCGGCCGGACTGCCGTCCTGACGAGGTGCTGTCTCACACGTTCGACCTGCTGGTGGAACTGGGTGCCGATGACGAAACGCTCGACTTCCCTTACATCTTCACCAGTGCGAAGGAAGGATACGCGGTTCACGATCCGACTGCTCGCAGCGGCGATATTCGACCTCTGCTGGATATGGTGCTGGAGAGAATTCCGGGGCCGAAGGTTCGTCCCGACGATCCTCTGCAGATGATGGTCACGTCGCTGGAATGGTCGAAGTATGTCGGCCGCATCGCCACCGGGCGCATCGCGGCGGGAAAAATTCGCACCGGCCAGCAGATCGCGATCACTCGGCGCGACGGTTCCATCACCCGAGCGAAGATTGACCAGGTGCAGCTCTTCAGCAACCTCGGCCGCACCGATACAGACGTCGCCCATGCGGGTGACATTGTCGCCGTGATCGGCCTGCCCGATCCGGAAATCGGTGACACGGTGGCGGACCCGGACCGGCCGATTGCCCTGCCCCGCATCGAGATCGACGAACCCACACTGTCGATGAAGTTCACAATCAACAGCTCGCCGCTGGCCGGTCAGCACGGTAAGTACGTGACCAGCCGCAATCTTCGGGATCGGCTCTTTCGGGAACTGCAGTCCAATGTGGCACTGCGAGTTGAGGAAACGGGCGACAAGGATTCCTTCACGGTCTCCGGTCGCGGCATTCTTCATCTGGCCGTTCTGATCGAAACGATGCGTCGCGAAGGCTATGAGCTGTCGGTCGGCAAACCGGAAGTCATTGTGAAGGAAATCAATGGAAAGAAGTGCGAACCGTACGAACAGCTTGTTGTTGACGTGCCGACGGCTGATGTTGGTCCCGTCATGGAGTTGGTCGGAGCCCGGCGGGGTCAGGCCACGGAAATGACGGCATCCGGCACCGGCATGACACACCTGAAATTTACGATCCCCGCTCGCGGACTGATCGGCCTGCGAACCCGGATGCTGAATGCGACCCGCGGTGAAGCCATCATGCACCACCGTTTCGATGAGTATCGTCCCATTGAAGGTGAAGTCCCGTCGCGCCAGAACGGAGTTCTGGTGTCGCAGATCGGCGGCAAAGCCGTGGCCTATGCCTTGTGGAAGCTGCAGGACCGCGCGGACATGTTTGTCAATCCCGGCGACGATGTTTACGAAGGCATGATCATCGGCGAGAACGCGCGCGAAAACGATATGACCGTCAACCCCGTACGGGAAAAGAAGCTGACCAACATCCGTTCCTCCGGCGCTGACGACGCGATTCTGCTGCGTCCGCCGCGCGAAATGACTCTGGAGGCCGCGCTGGAGTACATCGAGTGGGACGAATACGTGGAAGTTACGCCTCAGGTGATTCGCCTTCGCAAGACGCACCTGACCGAAAACGCCCGGAAGCGCTTCGCCCGCAATTGA
- the gatC gene encoding Asp-tRNA(Asn)/Glu-tRNA(Gln) amidotransferase subunit GatC translates to MNIEEVRKVASLSRLSLTDEELNVYGGQLTEVLGYVEMLNEVNIDGVEPMPHAIDLQNVFRADVRKPSLDRSAALANAPKTDGVFFQVPQILEQKNT, encoded by the coding sequence ATGAATATCGAGGAAGTTCGTAAAGTTGCCTCTCTGTCCCGTCTGTCGCTGACCGACGAGGAACTGAACGTCTACGGAGGACAACTGACGGAGGTCCTGGGGTATGTCGAAATGCTGAACGAAGTCAACATCGACGGTGTCGAGCCGATGCCGCATGCAATCGACCTGCAGAATGTTTTCAGGGCCGATGTGCGCAAACCTTCGCTCGATCGTTCCGCGGCACTCGCCAACGCTCCCAAAACCGACGGCGTGTTCTTCCAGGTGCCGCAGATTCTGGAGCAAAAGAACACCTGA
- the gatA gene encoding Asp-tRNA(Asn)/Glu-tRNA(Gln) amidotransferase subunit GatA gives MTVSNSPGQSTAELLSALQSGDLTSRALTEACLGRIRERNPELNAFISVDEAGALQQADAIDAKRKSGEPVGLLQGLPVGIKDNMCQTSVRTTCGSRMLQNFLPPYDAHVVERLRAEDGVIVGKTNMDEFAMGSSTESSFFGACRNPANPGHSAGGSSGGSAAAVASGMVPLALGSDTGGSIRQPASFCGVVGMKPTYGRVSRYGLVAFASSLDQIGPFAGDAAGAALLLQAISGHDERDSTSVERPVPAYSADLDKPLDGLRIGVVDEHYGEGIDSEVASTVRAAIAGLEAAGAELSRVELPHAKYGVATYYLIAPSEASSNLARYDGIHYGHRATEYDDMVDLYCRSRGEGFGPEVKRRIMLGTYALSAGYFDAYYLKALKVRRRIREDYDTAFATVDLIAGPVAPTPAFRLGEKLDDPLAMYLNDLYTIGANLAGIPAISLPCGRSSSGLPIGLQLQAPAFEELRLLQAARMLESAGTVKSP, from the coding sequence ATGACCGTTTCCAACAGCCCGGGACAATCCACGGCAGAACTCCTCTCCGCACTGCAGTCCGGAGACCTGACCAGCCGCGCGCTGACGGAAGCCTGTCTGGGACGAATTCGCGAACGGAATCCGGAATTAAACGCGTTCATCTCCGTCGACGAAGCCGGTGCCTTGCAGCAGGCCGACGCCATCGATGCGAAGCGCAAATCCGGTGAACCGGTCGGACTGCTGCAGGGCCTGCCCGTCGGCATCAAGGACAACATGTGCCAGACGTCCGTTCGAACCACCTGCGGAAGCCGAATGCTGCAAAACTTTCTTCCGCCGTACGACGCACACGTCGTCGAACGATTGCGGGCCGAAGACGGCGTGATTGTCGGCAAGACGAACATGGATGAGTTCGCGATGGGATCCTCGACCGAATCCTCGTTCTTCGGAGCCTGTCGGAATCCGGCGAACCCGGGACATTCCGCCGGAGGATCCAGCGGCGGTTCCGCGGCGGCGGTCGCTTCGGGCATGGTCCCACTGGCGCTGGGATCGGACACAGGAGGCTCCATTCGACAACCCGCTTCATTCTGCGGCGTTGTCGGAATGAAGCCAACCTACGGCCGAGTGTCCCGTTACGGCCTGGTCGCGTTTGCCAGTTCGCTGGACCAGATTGGCCCGTTCGCCGGCGATGCAGCCGGAGCGGCCTTGTTGCTGCAGGCCATCAGCGGTCATGACGAACGAGATTCCACGTCGGTTGAACGTCCTGTGCCGGCATATTCGGCCGATCTCGACAAACCGCTGGACGGACTGCGGATTGGTGTCGTCGATGAACATTACGGCGAAGGCATCGATTCCGAAGTCGCCTCCACCGTCAGAGCCGCCATCGCGGGTCTGGAAGCCGCCGGCGCCGAACTGAGCCGCGTCGAACTGCCGCACGCAAAATACGGAGTCGCCACGTACTATCTGATCGCCCCCAGCGAAGCCTCCAGCAACCTGGCTCGCTACGACGGGATCCACTACGGTCACCGGGCGACGGAGTACGACGACATGGTGGATCTGTACTGCCGCAGCCGGGGCGAAGGCTTCGGGCCCGAAGTCAAGCGGCGCATCATGCTCGGAACATATGCATTGTCCGCGGGGTACTTCGACGCGTATTACCTGAAAGCTCTGAAGGTCCGCCGCCGTATTCGTGAGGACTACGACACAGCCTTCGCAACGGTTGATCTGATCGCCGGACCGGTCGCGCCGACTCCCGCGTTTCGGCTGGGCGAAAAGCTGGACGATCCGCTGGCCATGTATCTGAACGACCTGTACACAATCGGAGCCAATCTGGCCGGCATTCCGGCAATTTCCCTGCCGTGCGGCCGAAGCTCTTCCGGGCTCCCGATCGGCCTGCAGTTGCAGGCACCGGCCTTCGAAGAACTGCGACTGCTGCAGGCCGCAAGGATGCTGGAATCTGCAGGGACGGTGAAGTCGCCCTGA